The genomic DNA GGGTCCATTGTTAGTTTTGGTTCAAGCAGATAAAGATTCCCGCGGGCATTTTACTATAAATGACCAACCTGAATTTTCAGTAGGGTTCACGACTTCAGAAATCGAAAAATTACATAAACATTTATCTGATCACGGTATAGAAGTTGATGAAATACAAATGGATAATGGACATCACTTTTTTTACTTTTATGACCCAACTGGTAACAAGCTTCAAGTCCATAATTAAAAAATTATATTTATAAAAGGTTAACTACT from Bacillus sp. (in: firmicutes) includes the following:
- a CDS encoding VOC family protein; the protein is MSESLINGIHYFRIPVIDLGESVKWYTECLGFKLRHNRGDLAVLELKTGPLLVLVQADKDSRGHFTINDQPEFSVGFTTSEIEKLHKHLSDHGIEVDEIQMDNGHHFFYFYDPTGNKLQVHN